A section of the Cutibacterium granulosum genome encodes:
- a CDS encoding FABP family protein, translated as MVFHIPDDLNRDLMPLAWMIGHWEGDGHGAETDGTQFEFGCQIDFTENGGDFLHYICQTYHKNPDGTPARPLRMETGYWRPRVDSKSLTVVMTAQEGWSELWSGSIDGAKIEMRTDTVVRADDASVAYTAGQRLYGQVNSDLLWTFDRSVEGDALKPYMWAQLKRA; from the coding sequence ATGGTCTTTCACATTCCCGACGATCTGAATCGCGATCTCATGCCCTTGGCCTGGATGATTGGCCACTGGGAAGGTGACGGGCATGGTGCCGAGACCGATGGCACCCAGTTCGAATTCGGTTGTCAGATCGATTTCACCGAGAACGGTGGGGATTTCCTGCACTACATCTGCCAGACCTACCACAAGAACCCTGACGGCACCCCGGCACGTCCGCTACGCATGGAGACCGGGTACTGGCGTCCGCGGGTGGACTCCAAGAGCCTCACCGTCGTCATGACGGCGCAGGAGGGCTGGTCGGAGCTGTGGTCCGGCTCGATCGACGGGGCCAAGATCGAGATGCGCACCGACACCGTGGTGCGTGCCGATGATGCCTCGGTGGCCTACACCGCCGGACAACGGCTCTACGGGCAGGTGAACTCGGATCTCCTGTGGACCTTTGACCGTTCCGTGGAGGGGGACGCCCTCAAGCCCTACATGTGGGCGCAACTCAAGAGGGCCTGA
- a CDS encoding RNA degradosome polyphosphate kinase: MAHQKAYPPAHDAQADADLPRQRYSDRELSWLAFNRRVLDLAADDERVPLIERAKFLAIFSSNLDEFFMVRVAGLKRRIDAGVAVPTVTGQMPRDLHESILERTHELVAEQARIFNDDVRPGLVSEGIHIVRWVDLGDEEKTRMRALFAERIFPVLTPLAVDPSHPFPYIRGLSINLAVMLRNPTTGLQQFARIKVPSVLPRLVSLGQGRFLPLEEVISRHLDQVFTGMDVLQHTTFRVTRNEDLEVEEDDAENLLFALEKELLRRNVGRPPVRLEVQDDIQDDMLDLLVRELGIHDNEVFRLPAPLDLTGLFSLADVDRDDLKYPNFLPITHPHLAEVETSQPADMFAAIRRRDVLVQHPYDSFATSVQRFIEQAAADPQVLAIKQTLYRTSGDSPIIDALVEAAEAGKQVLAVVEIKARFDEQANIAWARVLERAGVHVVYGMVGLKTHCKLSMVIRDEGDGLRRYAHVGTGNYNPKTARQYEDFGLLTSNPIITDDVARLFNHLSGMTAEKRYRRLLVAPEGIRNGIIDAINHEMANKEAGRPARVRIKVNSIVDERIIDALYRASRAGVPVDLWVRGICAIKPGIPGLSENIRVRSILGRFLEHSRIFWFENGGSPIVAIGSADLMHRNLDRRVESLVGLSNRTHVAEIDDLFNLAFDENTVSWQLTGDTWTQVSRDSEGNPLTDLQEELIRRSRMRRK, translated from the coding sequence ATGGCCCACCAGAAGGCATACCCGCCCGCGCATGACGCACAGGCGGATGCTGATCTGCCACGTCAACGCTACAGCGATCGTGAACTGTCCTGGTTGGCGTTCAACAGACGTGTGCTCGACCTCGCCGCCGATGACGAGCGCGTCCCGCTGATCGAGCGTGCGAAGTTCCTGGCCATCTTCTCCTCCAATCTCGACGAGTTCTTCATGGTGCGCGTCGCCGGGCTCAAACGTCGTATCGACGCTGGTGTCGCCGTGCCCACTGTCACCGGACAGATGCCACGTGACCTTCACGAGTCGATACTGGAGCGCACCCATGAGCTGGTCGCCGAGCAGGCTCGTATCTTCAACGACGACGTGCGTCCCGGGTTGGTGAGCGAGGGCATTCACATCGTCCGTTGGGTCGATCTCGGTGACGAGGAGAAGACGCGGATGCGCGCCCTCTTCGCCGAACGCATCTTCCCCGTACTGACCCCGCTGGCAGTCGATCCCTCGCACCCGTTCCCCTACATCCGCGGGCTGTCGATCAACCTTGCCGTCATGCTGCGCAACCCGACCACCGGCCTGCAGCAGTTCGCGCGCATCAAGGTGCCCTCGGTGCTGCCACGTCTGGTGAGCCTCGGGCAGGGCCGTTTTCTGCCACTGGAGGAGGTCATCAGTCGTCACCTGGACCAGGTGTTCACCGGTATGGACGTCCTGCAGCACACAACCTTCCGCGTCACCCGCAATGAGGATCTCGAGGTTGAGGAGGACGACGCCGAGAACCTCCTCTTCGCCCTGGAGAAGGAGCTGCTGCGCCGCAACGTCGGGCGTCCACCAGTACGTCTGGAGGTGCAAGACGACATCCAGGACGACATGCTCGACCTACTGGTACGGGAACTCGGCATTCACGACAACGAGGTGTTCCGACTCCCCGCACCACTGGATCTCACCGGCCTGTTCTCCCTGGCCGACGTCGACCGTGACGACCTCAAGTACCCCAACTTCCTGCCGATCACCCATCCCCACCTGGCCGAGGTGGAGACGTCCCAGCCCGCCGACATGTTCGCGGCGATCCGGCGACGCGACGTTCTCGTCCAGCATCCCTACGACTCCTTCGCCACGAGTGTGCAACGGTTCATCGAGCAGGCGGCTGCCGATCCCCAGGTGCTCGCCATCAAGCAGACGCTGTACCGCACCTCCGGCGACTCCCCCATCATCGACGCCCTGGTGGAGGCCGCCGAGGCCGGCAAACAGGTGCTCGCCGTCGTGGAGATCAAGGCCCGATTCGACGAGCAGGCTAATATCGCCTGGGCCCGGGTGCTGGAGCGAGCCGGGGTGCACGTCGTCTACGGCATGGTTGGCCTCAAGACCCACTGCAAGCTCTCAATGGTCATTCGCGACGAGGGGGACGGGCTGCGTCGCTACGCCCACGTCGGGACCGGCAACTACAACCCCAAGACGGCCCGTCAGTACGAGGACTTCGGCCTGCTCACCAGCAATCCGATCATCACCGACGACGTCGCCCGACTCTTCAACCACCTGTCGGGCATGACGGCCGAGAAACGCTATCGTCGACTTCTGGTGGCCCCCGAGGGGATCCGCAACGGCATCATCGACGCCATCAACCATGAGATGGCGAACAAGGAGGCCGGCAGGCCAGCTCGCGTGCGCATCAAGGTGAACTCCATCGTCGACGAGCGGATCATCGATGCCCTGTACCGCGCCTCCCGAGCCGGCGTGCCGGTGGATCTGTGGGTTCGCGGTATCTGCGCTATCAAACCGGGCATCCCCGGACTCAGCGAGAACATTCGGGTGCGTTCGATCCTCGGCCGATTCCTCGAACACTCCCGAATATTCTGGTTCGAGAACGGCGGTTCGCCCATCGTGGCCATTGGCTCGGCAGACCTCATGCACCGCAACCTGGACCGGCGAGTCGAATCGCTGGTGGGACTGTCCAACCGCACCCACGTCGCCGAGATCGACGACCTGTTCAACCTCGCCTTCGACGAGAACACCGTCTCCTGGCAACTCACCGGCGACACCTGGACCCAGGTGTCGCGTGACTCGGAGGGCAATCCCCTCACCGATCTGCAGGAGGAGCTCATCCGTCGTAGCAGGATGCGGAGAAAATGA
- a CDS encoding L,D-transpeptidase, which yields MTLSRTLAAGALSTALFLGMAPLQAHADPAATSGTPTPTPYSAPATTGHSAEPTDSPAASPESSSPRLEESPETPAPPQRATATQPTATARPSTPPQKGIVYLNADANVYDLAGKKIARSHVGDRIGSYGRNGKSNWWLVNYRGTQARIDVKYISGKPVAKYRNHLVWITNNSYVYDRASMSSRKIASIRRGKYVGTRGPAQGGWWPVNYRGRDAWIPKVVLSTSEIPAKTIVYATKDVAVKATASSSSKTVGTIRRGAYVGMSDMPRRGWTPVWFRGTQGWVPSNAISRSKPTNKHVDSRCLKGAKVACASKADRKLRYMENGKVIAEFDARFGAPGTQTRNGVFKVYMKHQNHYSTIYHVTMPYAMFFDGGEAIHYSADFARYGWAHGSGGCINVRDMNAARWLWNKIPVGTKVVVY from the coding sequence ATGACATTGTCACGAACCCTCGCAGCTGGAGCATTGTCGACAGCGCTCTTCCTGGGCATGGCCCCTCTGCAGGCGCATGCAGATCCTGCAGCCACGTCAGGCACCCCTACTCCAACCCCGTACAGCGCGCCAGCCACGACCGGACACTCTGCCGAGCCCACCGATTCCCCCGCTGCGAGCCCGGAAAGCTCCAGCCCCCGGCTCGAGGAGTCACCTGAGACTCCCGCCCCTCCCCAGCGAGCTACGGCCACCCAACCAACTGCAACCGCCCGGCCCTCGACACCACCGCAGAAGGGGATCGTCTACCTCAACGCCGACGCCAACGTCTACGACCTCGCCGGCAAGAAGATCGCACGATCCCACGTTGGCGACCGCATCGGTTCCTACGGACGCAACGGCAAGAGCAACTGGTGGCTCGTCAACTACCGTGGCACGCAGGCCAGGATCGACGTCAAGTACATCTCTGGTAAGCCTGTCGCCAAGTACCGCAACCATTTGGTCTGGATCACCAACAACAGCTACGTCTACGACCGCGCATCGATGTCTTCGAGAAAAATTGCCTCGATCAGGCGTGGGAAGTACGTCGGCACCCGTGGTCCCGCCCAGGGCGGATGGTGGCCGGTGAATTACCGCGGCCGGGACGCCTGGATCCCCAAGGTCGTCCTCAGCACTTCCGAGATCCCCGCCAAGACCATCGTGTATGCCACCAAGGATGTTGCCGTGAAGGCGACTGCATCGTCATCGTCCAAGACGGTGGGAACCATTCGTCGTGGCGCCTACGTCGGGATGAGCGACATGCCTCGCAGAGGATGGACCCCCGTCTGGTTCCGGGGAACGCAGGGATGGGTCCCCAGCAATGCCATCTCCCGATCCAAGCCCACCAACAAGCACGTGGACTCTCGCTGTCTGAAAGGCGCCAAGGTGGCCTGCGCCAGCAAGGCTGACCGCAAACTGCGTTACATGGAGAACGGCAAGGTCATCGCCGAGTTCGACGCACGCTTCGGTGCTCCTGGCACCCAGACCCGCAATGGCGTCTTCAAGGTGTACATGAAGCACCAGAACCACTATTCGACGATCTATCACGTCACGATGCCGTACGCGATGTTCTTCGACGGTGGTGAGGCCATCCACTACTCCGCCGACTTCGCCCGCTACGGCTGGGCCCACGGCTCGGGTGGCTGCATCAATGTGCGCGACATGAACGCGGCCCGCTGGTTGTGGAACAAGATTCCCGTCGGCACGAAGGTCGTCGTCTACTGA
- a CDS encoding winged-helix domain-containing protein, which produces MARIAFFTHETTPSPDALTLLDHEIELLPLNPATTPLTGTRPVRRSMAGRGATASADATAAGSATSGADSGAPGPSPISLATAADLALVDYRTAPGDARQMCARMAAAGLRRPIVALVPQEALPMLSPQWGVDDFLVETASPLEMDARIRFILAGPDDSLVTAGPFVIDEDGYTATVGGMSLDLTYTEFELLKFLVANPGRVLSREVLLSQVWGYDYYGGTRTVDVHIRRLRAKIGPEFEGHIHTVRSVGYRFQVNR; this is translated from the coding sequence GTGGCGCGGATCGCGTTCTTCACCCATGAGACCACTCCATCACCCGACGCCCTGACCCTGCTCGACCATGAGATCGAACTACTGCCGCTGAATCCAGCAACGACACCACTCACCGGAACCAGGCCAGTGCGCCGATCCATGGCGGGTCGTGGTGCCACGGCATCTGCTGACGCCACGGCCGCTGGCAGCGCGACGTCGGGAGCCGACTCCGGCGCTCCCGGCCCCAGCCCCATCAGCCTGGCCACGGCAGCCGACCTCGCCCTCGTCGATTATCGGACTGCTCCTGGTGATGCCCGTCAGATGTGCGCCAGAATGGCTGCCGCTGGCCTGCGCAGACCGATCGTCGCGCTGGTACCTCAGGAAGCCCTGCCGATGCTCAGCCCCCAGTGGGGGGTCGACGACTTCCTCGTCGAGACTGCCAGCCCCCTCGAGATGGATGCCCGGATCAGGTTCATCCTGGCTGGCCCCGACGACTCACTCGTCACTGCGGGGCCATTCGTCATCGACGAGGACGGGTACACCGCGACGGTGGGCGGCATGAGCCTCGACCTCACGTACACCGAATTCGAACTGTTGAAGTTCCTCGTGGCCAATCCCGGCCGGGTACTCAGTCGGGAAGTACTGCTGTCACAGGTGTGGGGCTACGACTACTACGGTGGAACACGTACCGTTGATGTCCACATCCGTAGACTGCGCGCAAAGATCGGCCCGGAGTTCGAGGGGCACATCCACACCGTCCGGTCGGTGGGGTACCGGTTCCAGGTCAATCGCTGA
- the typA gene encoding translational GTPase TypA, whose translation MPARNDLRNIAIVAHVDHGKTTLVDAMLWQSGAFREGADVDTRVMDSMDLEREKGITILAKNTAITHRMSDDEEITFNIIDTPGHADFGGEVERGLEMVDGVILLVDSSEGPLPQTRFVLRKALAKKLPLILVINKVDRSDARIDEVVEETYDLFMDLSEDEDASLLDVPVVYASAKAGRASMTKPADGEMPDSPDLQPLFDCIVENIPAPSYEENGVLQAHVTNLDASPYLGRLALCRVVSGQLRKGEMVAWCRRDGSVQNVRLAELLKTEALERVPAESAGPGDIVAIAGIPEITIGETLSDPENPTPLPLIHVDEPSMAMTFGINTSPLSGRSGDKLTARLLKARLDQELIGNVSILVNSTDRPDQWEVQGRGELQLTVLVELMRREGFELTVGKPQVVTREINGKLHEPFERVTVDAPEEFMGTVTQMMGLRKGQMMHMVNHGSGWVRMEFVVPARGLIGFRTEFLTQTRGQGIMNQVFEDYQPWVGELRTRQTGSMVADRQGTVTSYALFNLQERGTMFVSPGEDTYEGMVVGENSRPDDMDVNPTKEKHLTNVRSSTGDELERLIPATKMSMEQQLEFCREDECLEVTPDMVRIRKVELNAHERAKARTRAKKA comes from the coding sequence ATGCCCGCTCGCAATGATCTGCGCAATATCGCCATCGTGGCCCACGTCGATCACGGAAAGACGACCCTCGTCGATGCAATGTTGTGGCAGTCCGGCGCATTCCGCGAGGGTGCTGACGTCGACACGCGCGTCATGGACTCGATGGACCTCGAGCGTGAGAAGGGCATCACCATCCTGGCCAAGAACACGGCCATCACCCATCGCATGAGCGATGACGAGGAGATCACCTTCAACATCATCGACACCCCTGGTCACGCCGACTTCGGCGGTGAGGTCGAACGCGGCCTGGAGATGGTCGACGGCGTCATCCTGCTCGTCGACTCCTCCGAGGGACCCCTGCCCCAGACCCGTTTCGTCCTGCGCAAGGCCCTCGCGAAGAAGCTCCCCCTCATCCTCGTCATCAACAAGGTGGATCGCTCCGATGCCCGGATCGACGAGGTCGTCGAGGAGACCTACGACCTCTTCATGGATCTGTCGGAGGACGAGGACGCCTCCCTGCTCGACGTGCCGGTCGTCTACGCCTCCGCCAAGGCCGGCCGGGCCTCGATGACCAAGCCGGCCGACGGCGAGATGCCCGACTCCCCCGACCTGCAGCCCCTCTTCGACTGCATCGTCGAGAACATCCCGGCCCCCAGCTACGAGGAGAACGGGGTGCTCCAGGCACACGTCACCAACCTCGACGCTTCCCCGTACCTGGGACGTCTGGCGCTGTGCCGCGTCGTCTCCGGACAGCTGCGCAAGGGAGAAATGGTTGCCTGGTGTCGCCGGGACGGATCGGTGCAGAACGTACGGCTGGCCGAACTCCTCAAGACCGAGGCCCTGGAACGGGTGCCGGCAGAGTCTGCGGGGCCCGGTGACATCGTCGCCATCGCCGGTATCCCGGAGATCACCATCGGTGAGACCCTCTCCGACCCGGAGAACCCCACGCCCCTGCCGCTCATTCACGTTGACGAGCCGTCGATGGCCATGACGTTCGGCATCAACACCTCGCCGTTGTCGGGGCGTTCCGGCGACAAGCTCACTGCACGTCTGCTCAAGGCCCGCTTGGACCAGGAGCTCATCGGCAATGTCTCGATCCTCGTCAACTCCACCGATCGCCCGGACCAGTGGGAGGTACAGGGACGCGGTGAGCTGCAACTCACCGTTCTGGTGGAACTCATGCGTCGTGAGGGATTCGAGCTCACGGTGGGCAAACCACAGGTGGTCACCCGCGAGATCAACGGCAAGCTCCACGAACCCTTCGAACGAGTCACCGTGGACGCTCCCGAGGAGTTCATGGGCACCGTCACCCAGATGATGGGGTTGCGCAAGGGCCAGATGATGCACATGGTCAATCACGGTTCGGGCTGGGTGCGCATGGAGTTCGTCGTGCCGGCCCGTGGCCTCATCGGTTTCCGCACCGAGTTCCTCACCCAGACTCGCGGTCAGGGCATCATGAACCAAGTCTTCGAGGACTACCAGCCGTGGGTGGGTGAGCTGCGCACCCGTCAGACCGGCTCCATGGTGGCCGACCGTCAGGGAACCGTCACCAGCTACGCCCTGTTCAACCTGCAGGAACGCGGCACGATGTTCGTCTCCCCGGGTGAGGACACCTACGAGGGCATGGTCGTCGGCGAGAACTCCCGTCCCGACGACATGGACGTCAACCCCACCAAGGAGAAGCACCTCACCAACGTGCGTTCCTCCACTGGCGACGAGCTGGAGCGGCTCATCCCGGCCACGAAGATGTCCATGGAGCAACAGCTGGAATTCTGCCGTGAGGACGAGTGCCTCGAGGTGACCCCGGACATGGTGCGCATCCGCAAGGTGGAGCTCAACGCCCACGAACGGGCCAAGGCACGCACCCGTGCCAAGAAGGCCTGA
- the dtd gene encoding D-aminoacyl-tRNA deacylase → MRVVIQRAASADVTVDGDVVGELTSPGLLVLAGITHTDTSDVVEKVARKIWSLRILDEERSASDTDAPILVVSQFTLYAATRKGRRPSWSAAAPGPVSEPLVDHLVQCLRDLGAHVETGRFGADMKVHLVNDGPVTIIIDSDNWD, encoded by the coding sequence ATGCGCGTCGTCATCCAGCGAGCCGCCAGTGCCGATGTCACGGTGGACGGTGACGTCGTCGGCGAACTGACCTCGCCCGGGCTGCTCGTCCTGGCTGGCATCACCCACACCGACACCTCGGACGTTGTCGAGAAGGTCGCACGAAAGATCTGGAGCCTACGCATCCTCGACGAGGAGAGGTCCGCCAGTGACACTGACGCCCCGATCCTCGTCGTGAGCCAGTTCACGCTCTACGCCGCCACTCGGAAAGGACGCCGTCCCTCCTGGAGCGCGGCGGCCCCCGGCCCGGTCTCCGAACCGCTCGTCGATCATCTGGTGCAATGCCTGAGAGATCTTGGTGCGCACGTGGAGACGGGAAGGTTCGGGGCAGACATGAAGGTCCACCTGGTCAATGACGGGCCGGTCACCATCATCATCGACTCAGACAACTGGGACTGA
- a CDS encoding sugar transferase: MSSKVEFSRTQKLLTALVDVCVFIGGMYLSFYLRFGFTIPARNLNDAKAAMVTGVIAFFLVSALSGMYVLYNKTLLDIAVITVVDQALVTILIMALTFVGRWFAFPRSVLLINFAVSTVLLGLWRLLEFKTYQKLRGVKRVMIVGPAEELNRSVVNFLSNRSSRHRLTHVVDGSYLEQIRDHLDEFDTVHVSDDLPDEDRLAIYDLLLREDKEIFLSTSFEHLLLVNPTIMSIEDEAIIAVSPFRIPAELDVFKRLFDILIALIGLILASPVMLITAILVKATSRGPVFYRQTRVTRGGKEFNILKFRSMSVSAEKESGPMLATSHDPRVTPVGKYLRSLRIDELPQLFNVLVGDMSMVGPRPERPFFVEQFEQQNPHYHLRHSVRAGLTGYAQVYGKYASDFSAKLNFDLIYIKQYSLLMDVKILIQTVKILFDKVSSRGVEDDETPTDQVRLPEGVKHLS, encoded by the coding sequence GTGTCGTCCAAGGTTGAGTTCAGCCGAACCCAGAAACTGTTGACGGCTCTGGTGGACGTCTGCGTGTTCATCGGTGGAATGTACCTGTCGTTCTACCTGCGTTTCGGGTTCACCATTCCCGCACGAAACCTCAATGACGCCAAGGCCGCCATGGTCACTGGAGTCATCGCGTTTTTCCTTGTCAGTGCGCTGTCTGGCATGTATGTGCTGTACAACAAGACGCTGCTTGACATTGCAGTCATCACGGTCGTCGACCAAGCCCTGGTGACGATCCTCATCATGGCGCTGACCTTCGTCGGACGGTGGTTCGCGTTTCCCAGATCGGTGCTGCTCATCAACTTCGCGGTGAGCACGGTCCTGCTGGGGCTGTGGCGTCTTCTCGAGTTCAAGACATATCAGAAGTTGCGGGGCGTCAAACGAGTCATGATCGTGGGCCCTGCCGAGGAGCTCAATCGCTCGGTGGTCAACTTCCTCTCCAACCGCAGCTCGCGGCACCGTCTCACCCATGTGGTGGATGGCAGCTACCTGGAGCAGATCCGCGACCATCTCGACGAGTTCGACACCGTGCACGTCTCCGACGACCTACCAGATGAGGATCGGCTTGCCATCTACGACTTGTTGCTGCGGGAGGACAAGGAGATCTTCCTGTCCACGAGTTTCGAGCATCTGCTGCTGGTCAACCCGACCATCATGAGCATCGAGGACGAGGCCATCATCGCCGTGAGCCCGTTCCGCATCCCGGCCGAGCTGGACGTCTTCAAGCGCCTGTTCGACATCCTCATCGCCCTCATCGGGCTCATCCTCGCCTCGCCGGTCATGCTCATCACGGCCATCCTCGTCAAGGCAACGTCGCGTGGCCCGGTCTTCTATCGCCAGACCCGCGTCACCCGTGGTGGCAAGGAGTTCAACATCCTCAAGTTCCGTTCCATGTCGGTGAGCGCCGAGAAGGAGTCCGGACCCATGCTGGCCACCTCCCACGACCCGCGTGTCACCCCGGTCGGCAAGTATCTGCGAAGCCTGCGCATCGACGAGCTGCCCCAGCTCTTCAATGTCCTGGTGGGAGACATGTCGATGGTGGGGCCACGCCCGGAGCGGCCATTCTTCGTCGAGCAGTTCGAGCAGCAGAATCCGCACTACCATCTGCGTCACTCCGTGCGTGCCGGGCTCACCGGCTATGCCCAAGTGTACGGGAAGTACGCCTCGGATTTCTCGGCCAAGCTGAACTTCGACCTCATCTACATCAAGCAGTACTCCCTGCTCATGGACGTCAAGATCCTCATCCAGACGGTGAAGATCCTCTTCGACAAGGTCTCCAGCCGGGGAGTCGAGGACGACGAGACCCCCACCGACCAGGTCCGGCTTCCAGAGGGGGTCAAGCACCTGTCCTGA
- a CDS encoding YgfZ/GcvT domain-containing protein, whose translation MPVLLTDGPDAGLVSHVGNPNVEQRHIEDGAGWLALTNREVFSVSGPDRLTWLHSLTTQHLENLQPAETTTALILDPQGHIEHVMHAVDDGTTFWAWTEPGRGDDLVAWLDSMRFMMRVQVRRHADLAVVWTGADVATDQVDVVARLTSQIAGGTELIVPMGERADPRAAQFGNHVGTEPVGVLAWDAMRIASGIPRIGLDTDARTIPNEIGLYATHLDKGCYRGQETVARVHNLGRPPRRLTMLMLDGSDAELPDPGASVILEGRKVGQLGGVALHHELGPVGLALLKRNVSVDSVLTVDGVAASQTILVDPEVGLHVRPQL comes from the coding sequence ATGCCGGTACTCCTCACCGACGGACCGGACGCCGGACTCGTCTCGCACGTCGGGAACCCCAATGTCGAGCAGCGTCACATCGAAGACGGCGCCGGGTGGTTGGCCCTGACGAACCGAGAGGTGTTCTCGGTGAGTGGGCCGGACCGCCTCACCTGGCTGCACTCACTCACCACCCAGCATCTGGAGAACCTGCAGCCGGCCGAGACGACGACTGCGCTGATCCTCGATCCCCAGGGGCACATCGAGCACGTCATGCACGCAGTCGATGACGGCACCACCTTCTGGGCCTGGACCGAACCGGGCCGTGGTGACGATCTCGTCGCCTGGCTCGACTCGATGCGATTCATGATGCGCGTGCAGGTGCGCCGACACGCAGATCTTGCCGTGGTGTGGACCGGGGCAGACGTGGCAACCGATCAGGTTGACGTGGTTGCCCGGTTGACCTCACAGATCGCCGGCGGGACGGAACTCATCGTCCCGATGGGTGAGCGTGCCGATCCTCGGGCAGCGCAGTTCGGCAACCATGTCGGCACCGAACCGGTGGGTGTGCTCGCTTGGGACGCCATGCGGATCGCTTCCGGCATCCCGCGCATCGGCCTCGACACCGATGCGCGCACCATCCCCAACGAGATCGGGTTGTACGCCACGCACCTCGACAAGGGGTGTTACCGCGGTCAGGAAACCGTGGCGCGAGTGCACAATCTGGGTCGCCCACCCCGGCGCCTCACCATGCTCATGCTTGACGGGTCCGACGCCGAACTGCCCGATCCCGGGGCCTCGGTGATCCTGGAGGGACGAAAAGTGGGGCAGCTCGGTGGCGTTGCCCTGCACCACGAGCTCGGTCCGGTAGGTTTGGCGCTGCTCAAGCGCAATGTTTCCGTGGACTCGGTACTCACCGTCGATGGTGTTGCAGCCAGCCAGACCATCCTGGTGGACCCTGAGGTGGGGCTGCATGTACGTCCACAACTGTGA
- a CDS encoding NADase-type glycan-binding domain-containing protein, with product MKDLPDDWFRPGSHEQPDEDEQHASSEQGERNRYRRFSRRAKDLETHGRVHLDRDEQGGRSVVVGHRMDQASPSSATRAFHRGWMLWVLLALAVGILVGTVVVRSSGIDSGAPDSVVSVPADNVTDAPAPYTGQSRPVTSITASATCTADPRGGIKGGLVTYQPANLVDGSSQTAWRCDGSANGQKITLKVPDGTAVVGVGLINGYAKKTDGVDLYPQYRRVLKVRWDLPDGEWFIQDLTDDSPTFQTVMIAPTRVHGGIVMTIIDSTLPGEDMASRDAVLLSQVAVLTAK from the coding sequence ATGAAGGACCTGCCCGACGACTGGTTTCGTCCCGGTTCCCATGAGCAGCCGGACGAGGACGAGCAGCACGCCAGTTCTGAGCAGGGGGAGAGGAACAGGTATCGCAGGTTCTCCCGCCGTGCCAAGGACCTGGAGACACACGGCCGGGTTCACCTGGATCGTGACGAGCAGGGTGGACGATCCGTGGTCGTCGGTCACCGGATGGACCAGGCTTCACCGTCCAGTGCCACCCGGGCCTTTCACCGTGGGTGGATGCTCTGGGTCCTGCTCGCTCTGGCGGTGGGGATCCTGGTGGGCACCGTCGTGGTCAGGTCGTCCGGCATCGACTCTGGGGCACCGGACTCCGTCGTCTCCGTGCCGGCGGACAATGTCACGGATGCCCCTGCCCCCTACACCGGGCAGAGCAGGCCAGTGACGTCGATCACGGCGAGCGCCACCTGCACAGCCGATCCACGCGGTGGCATCAAGGGGGGCTTGGTGACTTACCAGCCGGCCAATCTGGTTGACGGATCCTCCCAGACCGCCTGGCGATGTGACGGCTCGGCGAACGGGCAGAAGATCACCCTCAAGGTGCCCGACGGTACGGCGGTGGTGGGAGTGGGGCTCATCAATGGCTATGCCAAGAAGACAGATGGGGTGGATCTGTATCCCCAGTACCGTCGAGTGCTCAAGGTGCGGTGGGACCTTCCCGACGGCGAATGGTTCATCCAGGATCTCACCGATGACTCCCCGACGTTCCAGACCGTCATGATCGCTCCCACCCGGGTACATGGTGGCATCGTCATGACAATCATCGACTCCACGCTGCCGGGGGAGGACATGGCGAGCAGGGACGCGGTGCTGCTGTCCCAGGTCGCCGTGCTGACCGCCAAGTAG